The following is a genomic window from Rutidosis leptorrhynchoides isolate AG116_Rl617_1_P2 chromosome 8, CSIRO_AGI_Rlap_v1, whole genome shotgun sequence.
gttcttaagccaagacaaccgcactcacattgtcgcagaaaatctcaacaagatcatggattgtaggaaccactcctagatccccgatgaatttctttatccacatggcctctttagcagcttcatttaccgctatatactcggcttctgtcgtagattcagcaatagtactttgcttgccacttctccatgtgacggctccaccgttcaacataaatacaaatcctgattgttaagagcaatcatctctatctgattggaaactagcgtctgagtatcctttgacgctcagctcgtcattcccaccatagaccaagaacatctctttagtcctcctaagatactttagaatgttcttgactgctatccaatgagcttcaccaggattggcctgataacgactagtcatgcttagtgcatacgacacgtcaggcctagtgcatatcatcgcatacatgatcgatcctatagctgaagcatatggagtccgactcatggtagctgactccaagtcagaattaggacattgagacttgctcaatatcattccagggttcataggaatgcaccctttcttagagttatgcatactgaatttcttcagtatcttatctatatatgcactttggtttagcccaattaatctccttgacctatctcgatagatctttatacccaaaatatatgatgcatctcctatgtctttcatggagaaacatttccctagccaagctttgacatctttcaatgtcgggatatcgtttcccatgagtaatatgtcatcaacatatagtacaaggaagactacaacactcccactagacctaacatagacacatggctcatcttcgcctctaataaaaccaaattctttgatcttctcattaaagcaaagattccaggtacgagaagcttgtttaagtccataaatggacctttgaagcttgcacacactattaggatacttaggatgtacataaccctcaggttgtgtcataaacacatcctctgttagtttaccattaaggaaagctgtttttacatccatttgccatatctcatagtcataaaatgcagctatggcaagaagtattctaatggatttcaacatagctactggtgaaaaagtttcatcatagtctacaccatattgttgcgtgtaacccttagccaccagtctggctttgaatgtgtgtacatttccatccatatcggtcttcttcttgaagacccacttacacccaatagttttaatacctggtatatgatcaatcaagatccagacttgattatcatgcatggattggatctcgttgtccatagcctccttccatttggcagactcggggcctgtcattgcttcctgctaggtaataggttcatcagaatctatattttcttcatcaccctcaaatatgtgtaaactatatttctttggtgttcgacgcactctatcagatctacgtatgggtggtggctgtaggtcagtttctctttcaactgcaggctcgtcgacctcttgaggagaatcggttccaatatcggtttccatgtcggttgattcttgaatttcttcaaggtcaattttgctcccactggttcctttcgatatgagatccttttcaaggaagactccccttcgagacacaaagactttgttctcagtagggttgtaaaacaaatatctaaaagaatcagtcgggtaaccaacaaataaacacttttcagatctgggttcaagtttatcttgagcttcacgacgaacgtaagcctcacaaccccagattcttagatatgagagagacacagttttaccatgccatatcttataaggtgttttggaaactttcttggttgggatgaggttaaggatccttgcggcagtttgtagggcgtaaccccaaaaactgattggaagcattgtgcggctcatcatggatcaaaccatatcaagtaatgttcgattcctcctttcatccacaccattatgttgtggtgttctaggaggagctaattgtgacattatcccacaaccccgtagatgatcacgaaattcatcattaagatattcaccacctctatcagatcggagaatcttaattcttttgttcagttgattttctacttcgttttggtatgccttgaataCTCCAAAAGTTTcagatttttatttaattaaataaacatagccatatctactgaagtcatcagtaaatgtaatgaagtatcgttccttgtgtctagtaggcaatctgaacggaccgcacacatcagtgtgtaccaaccccaacagatcctttgcccgttcacagtttcctgtgaaaggtgcctttgtcatttttcctgataagcaagatttgcattcatcatacgatattatatcaaatgattctagaattccatctgactgtAGTTTGGCTATGCatttcttgtttatgtggcctaaacgacaatgccatagatacgttttatccaaaacatctttggatgaatcaacattgtagattgaactatcatttagctttgctgtggtttctaagatgcctttacaaggactagccttgaaataaaacatcccatttttgtgaacaagtattgatccattatcaaaactaaaattaaaaccatcattaaataaagcatcaaaagatataatgtttcttgccatttcggcactgtagcaaacattagataaaacaatacataaaccagaatcaaaagaaagcttgtattctccaatcatgtcaacagaggcaacattcttattccccatgattagattaagctccccggtcttcagcttcctacttcttgtgagtccctgcacatttgtacaaatgtgagtaccacatcccgtgtccaatactcaggaattagaaatagtagtattgtttagttcaatcatgaacaaacctgaaggtacggcgactcccttagcccgtagttcattaagttccttcaagtacttagtacaattgcgcctccaatgtcctttatccccacaatgaaagcatattgcttcttcaggagacttggtttgcgggatctttgaagtagaagagttagcaatgcccttaggtttaggtttgaagttggacgtgccaaccttacccttgcccttgttcttgccctttgctttgtttttcttcttcttaatcccaccttcacgaatggctagaacggtagttgcgggtttagctttggccatgttagcctcagcggttttcaacatgccatggagctccatgattgttttctccatattgttcatattatagttcataatgaatccttcatatgcactagtcagcgagttcaggataaaatccgttgcaagctcctaacttatggaaaaaccaaggcgctccaaccggtctatgtaccctttcatttgtagtacatggacactaacgctacttcccgttgccattttgcaagatacgagagctttcacggtgtcaaacctttcttgctttgcttgttgttggaacatgtccttgagttggttaagcatgtcatacgaccctaagctctccatgcccttttggagctctggagacatggtcgccaacatcaagcatgctacctcattagactcggaatgccgtttttcaaactcgtccctagccgcttgagtagctctcaatccgggttctgccggtaagggttcctcaattgccctgatctttccttccatcctaagagtaattcttaggttgcgaagacagtccatgtagttcaagcccgtaagcttgtccttttctaggagccctttaaggcagaaattagtgattgatgacggagtaggatttgtgtttgttgcagacatctgtcatatttttatttttaaagtaagttgtattagttagtttgatatgtttaaaccttgttaagataattacccaagtgtgtttaatattcaaacaattataattaacaaggctaagatccatatttcacttatgttaacgacgggttcgccgcggatcgccaaccataagctatttaggtaggtaactatattaccaatttcatccattatgaaattattaggttctgcgggatttagtgataatcaattatttcactttgcatgtttaatcccttctacgctaatccttcctcgtggcgggtttgccgcaaaccacgatttcagattgtaaaccgtccgtgatagatacacgtgaaatctgGCCCAAGACTatcgggtatcgcgaaattcacctcacccttcccaacacccaattaaagtccgttttcgataaaaaaaaatttccaaatttaagttctttcagttagctttcaaatgcaattgatctcatacaataatattgagtttaaagccccgtaacagtccatcaaagacggactgtccaagctggaaaaatttcttaaatgaaaaaaaatgagtttaaccaattttacattttgccaaaatccaagattcaaattagtatttaggaaacataaaacataaatcatgatacttgttttgcatgtttgttatgcatgatcatctccaagaatcatgcacaacgcatccatcaaaactaaatatcataagaaaagtttgctaaaacttgtacgagatggctcggataccactgttggagtatgatacaaattcaaaacgagcggaagcatttttaaaactttacaaaatcatactcttccacggatcattgtacaaaactttagcaaacaaaacaaaattaacaaaattaaacaagtgaagattagaatacaacctttgtagccttttgaagatcaaATCTGAaaaaaaacccaaagaagagttcctctaaacggtagacacccaaagttccaaccttgtttcaatctataccttctacttaacggatcttttctttttccttatttccaccaaaaccgaacccaattatagctctcaagtattttggttacttgaaaaagagaaagaaaaatatcattttgtatgtgtgtttttgtatctcaagttttttttttttttcaataccaagatttggtattatatagaattaaaattgatacaataatacatataatacaaatataaatatttggaaagattttgaaagatttacaaaatcaaatctttatataaaataagatttacaaatcaaatcaaatcttatttatatcaaatcaaatcttatatattatataaaatatgattatagtacaaatcattacataaaataagatttacaaatcaaatcaaatcttatttatatcaaatcaaatcttatatattatataaaatatgattatagtacaaatctttatataaaataagatttacaaatcaaatcaaatcttatttatatcaaatcaaattttatatatttagatttgtaagtatatgtacacacataaaaaaaaacttacttaatttattaaaccattaactaatgattaataaattaatttccgattataaggtatatcaaacaatttacgattggcctttgtgtgtgaccgaataggataaatggaattttattatttaatgtcatgggcatatcttcggaatatatgtaccacggtcaaaccacggtcgaaccatagccaacccgagaacatatttccaacatatatatatatatagtggtaggatcaagagggaagtaacccatcggggggaagcggggcgaCCCGTTGTCTCCTTTTCTTTTTATCATTGCAGCGGAAGGGTTAAACATCCTTACGAAGGCGGCCCTAGATAGAAGACTTTTCAAAGGGATTGAGGTTGGAAAAGAGAGAGTTCTAATCTCCCATTTACAATTCGCGAATGATACATTATTTTTCGGGGATTGGAGTCATTTAAATGCTATTAACTTGATGAACTTATTAAAGTGCTTCGAACTTGCATCGGGGTTGAAAGTAAATGTTCACAAGAGTAGCATTTTTGGCATCGGGGTTGATGAAGCAGAACTTAATGTATTAGCTAATCATATGGGTTGTCAAGTTGGAAAGTTCCCGTTCATCTATCTTGGTTTACCCATTGGTTCGAGGATGAGGAAGCTAAATGATTGGATTGCGGTAGTAGAGAAATTTAATAATAGGCTTTTGAGTTGGAAAGCGAGATCGACGTCATTTGGAGGTCGGGTAGTCCTTATTAAATTGGTTCTAACAAGTCTACCGTTGTACTACTTTTCGCTCTTTCGTGCTCCGCCTACCGTGATTAAATACCTTGAGAGCGTAAGACGTAATTTCTTTTGGGGAGGGTTGGGGTTGGGTTCAAAAatttcttgggttaaatgggagaaTGTCATAAATTCTTTCTGGAATGGGGGGTTAAACATCGGGTCTTTAAAAAGTAAAAATCTTGTGCTTTtgggaaagtggtggtggaggttcaaaaccgaagcCGATTCACTTTGGGTCAAAGTCATTCGTAGTATTTATGGTTCCTTTGGTGGCTTGTTGTCGGGAAATGTTAATTCACATTCCCCGAAAATAGACGTGTGGCATAGCATTATTCAAGCAGGTACACTAATGGAAGACTTACAAGTTCGCTTCAAAGATTCGCTCTCAAAAAAAATAGGTGATGGCGGGTCCACATCCTTTTGGCACGAGCATTGGATTGGCGAAGATAAGTTGAGCAAGACGTTTCCAAGACTTTTCAAACTAGATCAAGCTACTGATGTAATGGTAAAAGACAAACTGGTGTTCGATGAAGGCGGGACAAATTTCATATGGAGTTGAAATTGGAGACATCCTCCAAATGGGCGAGCTGCCGGTGAATTTGAAAATCTACAAAACCTGCTGACCTCATTCTATCCATTACGCGATTCGGTTGACAGGTGGTTATGGACCATGGCACCAGATGGACTATTCAAAGTCAAGATTCTAACATCCAAAATTGATGAGAAAATATTGGCGGCAAATAGTTCTCAGCATAAAACTCTTCGAAACAATTTAGTACCAAAGAAAATCGAGATTTTCGTGTGGCGAGCTTTGCGGAAAAGATTGCCGGTAAGAATTGAACTTGATAAGATAGGAATTGACCTACATAGTGTAAGATGTCCTTTGTGTGATGAAGATGTGGAGTCCGTTGACCATTCGCTCATCTCTTGTAAACTCGCAATTGAAGTGTGGGATCGTGTCTTTAGATGGTGGAAAATGGGTACCTTTGGTAGCTATACTCTAGTCGATGTACTCAATGATAAAGGTTCTCAATCAATGACTAGTTTGGGGAAAAAAATATGTCAAGCGATAAAGTGGGTGTGTGCGTACCTCGTTTGGAGTAACCGAAACAACAAGGTGTTTAAAGACAAATGTTGGAACGCACCGGTGGCTTTAAACGAGATACAAGCGAAATATTTTGAGTGGATCTCTAATAGGGTGAAAAGGAAGAAAGTCGAATGGCATGTGTGGCTAAGTAATCCAAGAGTATATCTTAATCTGTAGGTGTTCATCTTCGTGTTTCTGAGCTGCTGTCTTTGCATCTCTGATGTTCCATAGCTTCGTAAATGTAATTCTTTTGTAATATTAGTCTAGTATGGTATGCTTGTTTCGTGTTTCTTAGGTGACCAAGTTTGTTGTAAGGTCCCTATGCTCCTGTATGTTTTGTGTGTTTCTGGTAATATAATcttgacttttcaaaaaaaaaaaaaacctttttttttcttttcgttttttgaaaaaactttgttcacgaacattatagatgggatgaaaatatgaacatttaataaagacactgtgtgataaatatttttattttggcggaaaaacgctcgaagaagtaatatataacaattatcgtgtttttcgagagtatgttgaggttttagctattagggtttagatattagggtttatagggtttagatattagtgtttagaaatttagggtttagatttagggtttagatttagaatttagattgagtttttaacacgaacggtttagagtttatggtttagggtttagggtttggtgttttgagtttatggaccaaaccctaaaccctaaaccctaaactctaaatcgggctaaattttacttcacaaaacacaaagaaaaaaaacgttcacatttttcacgaacaatattatcttgaatgttatttttttcgatcgttttcccgcctaaatattaacattcatcacgaagtgtattttctaaatgttcatattttcgtgtgatcttgatgccgggaaaaaaaattccaaaaaaacgaaaaaaaatttctTCTCCccgtttcccccgattggttacttccccattgatcctgcccctatatatatataaagagtgaGGTGAattttggatgaatcaacattgtagattgaactatcatttagctttgctgtggtttctaagatgcctttacaaggactagccttgaaataaaacatcccatttttgtgaacaagtattgatccattatcaaaactaaaattaaaaccatcattaaataaagcatcaaaagatataatgtttcttgccatttcggcactgtagcaaacattagataaaacaatacataaaccagaatcaaaagaaagcttgtattctccaatcatgtcaacagaggcaacattcttattccccatgattagattaagctccccggtcttcagcttcctacttcttgtgagtccctgcacatttgtacaaatgtgagtaccacatcccgtgtccaatactcaggaattagaaatagtagtattgtttagttcaatcatgaacaaacctgaaggtacggcgactcccttagcccgtagttcattaagttccttcaagtacttagtacaattgcgcctccaatgtcctttatccccacaat
Proteins encoded in this region:
- the LOC139864243 gene encoding uncharacterized mitochondrial protein AtMg00310-like produces the protein MNLLKCFELASGLKVNVHKSSIFGIGVDEAELNVLANHMGCQVGKFPFIYLGLPIGSRMRKLNDWIAVVEKFNNRLLSWKARSTSFGGRVVLIKLVLTSLPLYYFSLFRAPPTVIKYLESVRRNFFWGGLGLGSKISWVKWENVINSFWNGGLNIGSLKSKNLVLLGKWWWRFKTEADSLWVKVIRSIYGSFGGLLSGNVNSHSPKIDVWHSIIQAGTLMEDLQVRFKDSLSKKIGDGGSTSFWHEHWIGEDKLSKTFPRLFKLDQATDVMVKDKLVFDEGGTNFIWS
- the LOC139864244 gene encoding uncharacterized protein, with translation MAPDGLFKVKILTSKIDEKILAANSSQHKTLRNNLVPKKIEIFVWRALRKRLPVRIELDKIGIDLHSVRCPLCDEDVESVDHSLISCKLAIEVWDRVFRWWKMGTFGSYTLVDVLNDKGSQSMTSLGKKICQAIKWVCAYLVWSNRNNKVFKDKCWNAPVALNEIQAKYFEWISNRVKRKKVEWHVWLSNPRVYLNL